Proteins encoded by one window of Mycolicibacterium cosmeticum:
- a CDS encoding arabinosyltransferase domain-containing protein — protein sequence MPARTARLVAIIAGIVGLLLCALTPLLPVNQTTATITWPQAPSADGFVGDVTAPLVSGAPLALDVSIPCQAMASLPASGGLVFSTIPPGGIDATRNGLFVRATSDTVFVAFRDTVTAVAPRAAVSSGACSTLHVWANSGGVGADFAGIPGATGTAAVEKKPQVAGIFTDLKVAPQPGLSARVDIDTRFISKPTALKAIVMDIGLLSVLISIVALALLDRTAGHRVRHAWARFWKVGWAVWLADAAVIGGLLVWHVIGAISSDDGYNLTMARVSGEAGYVANYYRYFGTSEAPFDWYQLVLKHLATVSTAGVWMRLPALLAGIGTWILVSRWLIPRLGRTLATNRIAVWTAAAVFLAAWYPFNNGLRPEPLIAFGVLAVWALVEYTIAARRLWPTALAIVVAVFTVTLAPQGLLALAPLLVGARAVVLVIRDRRAVLPALAAFAAAASLIAIVVFRRQTLATVAEAVRIKYTVGPTISWYQEFLRYYFLTVEDSVDSSLTRRFAVLTMLLCLFGMIAVLLRKRRIPGLAGGPTWRLIGICAVGLLLLHFTPTKWAVQFGAFAGIAGLFGAVTAFTFARVGLHSRRNLALYVTALLFVLAWATSGLNGWFYVGNYGVPWFDRQPVLAGQPVTTMFLVLAIITGVLAGWLHFRIDYAGHTEVADTRRNRVLASTPLLVVAIIMVVLEVGSMAKGFVQRYPAYTTAKANLSALTSGLSGTSCAMADDVLVEADPNAGMLQPVPGQTYGQYGPLGGENPVGFTPNGISDTLEPPKPVVANPGTVNSDGSPNKPNVGIAYAAGTGGGYGPTGVNGSNVFLPFGLDPARTPVMGSYKENSTAAKATSAWYQLPPRTPDRPLVTVAAAGAIWYYDEEGDFHYGQSLKLQWGVHRPDGSYQALDSVQPIDVFAQYAWRNLRFPLAWAPPEANVARLVADDPNLSDDQWFGFTPPRVPQLQTAQQFLGSQTPVMLDIATAANFPCQRPFAEHLGVAELPQYRILPNVKQVVVSSNMWQSAQKGGPFLFIQALLRTSTIPTYLRDDWYRDWGSLERYDPVVPPAQAPVADIQQGTQRVFGWSRPGPIRALP from the coding sequence GTGCCCGCCAGGACTGCCCGACTCGTCGCCATCATCGCGGGCATCGTCGGCCTGCTGTTGTGTGCGCTGACCCCGCTGCTTCCCGTCAACCAGACCACGGCCACCATCACGTGGCCGCAGGCCCCGAGCGCCGACGGGTTCGTCGGCGACGTGACCGCCCCACTGGTCTCCGGCGCGCCGCTGGCCCTCGACGTCTCCATCCCGTGCCAGGCGATGGCCTCGCTGCCGGCCTCCGGCGGACTGGTGTTCTCCACCATCCCGCCCGGCGGCATCGACGCGACCCGCAACGGGCTGTTCGTGCGCGCCACCTCCGACACCGTCTTCGTCGCGTTCCGTGACACCGTCACCGCCGTGGCGCCGCGCGCCGCCGTCAGCTCCGGGGCCTGCAGCACGTTGCACGTCTGGGCCAACTCCGGTGGCGTCGGCGCCGACTTCGCGGGGATCCCCGGTGCCACCGGCACCGCGGCCGTCGAGAAGAAGCCTCAGGTGGCCGGCATCTTCACCGACCTCAAGGTCGCTCCCCAGCCCGGTCTGAGCGCGCGGGTGGACATCGACACCCGGTTCATCTCCAAGCCGACGGCGCTCAAGGCGATCGTGATGGATATCGGCCTGCTCAGCGTGCTGATCTCGATCGTGGCGCTGGCCCTGCTTGACCGCACGGCCGGGCACCGGGTGCGGCACGCCTGGGCACGGTTCTGGAAGGTCGGCTGGGCGGTCTGGCTTGCCGACGCGGCGGTGATCGGTGGGCTGCTGGTGTGGCATGTCATCGGCGCGATTTCCTCCGACGACGGCTACAACCTGACCATGGCGCGGGTGTCCGGCGAGGCCGGGTACGTGGCCAACTACTACCGCTACTTCGGCACCTCGGAAGCTCCGTTCGACTGGTACCAGCTGGTGCTCAAACACCTGGCCACCGTCAGCACCGCCGGGGTGTGGATGCGGCTGCCGGCCCTGCTGGCCGGTATCGGCACCTGGATCCTGGTGTCGCGCTGGCTGATCCCCCGGCTCGGGCGCACGCTGGCCACCAACCGGATCGCCGTGTGGACGGCGGCCGCGGTGTTCCTGGCCGCCTGGTACCCGTTCAACAACGGGTTGCGCCCCGAACCCCTGATCGCCTTCGGTGTGCTGGCGGTGTGGGCGCTGGTGGAGTACACCATCGCGGCCCGGCGGCTGTGGCCCACCGCCCTGGCCATCGTCGTCGCGGTGTTCACCGTGACGCTGGCACCGCAGGGGCTGCTGGCACTGGCCCCGCTGCTGGTCGGCGCCCGCGCCGTGGTGCTGGTGATCCGCGACCGTCGTGCGGTGCTGCCCGCCCTGGCGGCGTTCGCCGCGGCGGCGTCGCTCATCGCGATCGTCGTGTTCCGGCGCCAGACGCTGGCCACCGTCGCCGAGGCGGTGCGCATCAAGTACACCGTCGGACCGACCATCTCCTGGTACCAGGAATTCCTGCGCTACTACTTCCTCACCGTCGAGGACAGCGTGGACAGCTCCCTGACCCGGCGCTTCGCGGTGCTGACCATGCTGCTGTGCCTGTTCGGCATGATCGCCGTGCTGCTGCGCAAGCGCCGGATCCCCGGCCTGGCCGGCGGCCCGACCTGGCGGCTGATCGGCATCTGCGCGGTCGGCCTGCTGCTGCTGCACTTCACGCCGACCAAATGGGCCGTGCAGTTCGGCGCGTTCGCCGGCATCGCCGGGCTGTTCGGCGCGGTGACGGCGTTCACGTTCGCGCGGGTGGGCTTGCACAGCCGGCGCAACCTCGCGCTGTACGTGACCGCACTGCTATTCGTGCTGGCGTGGGCGACCTCGGGGCTCAACGGCTGGTTCTACGTCGGCAACTACGGGGTGCCGTGGTTCGACCGGCAGCCGGTGCTGGCCGGTCAGCCCGTCACCACCATGTTCCTGGTACTGGCCATCATCACCGGTGTGCTGGCCGGCTGGCTGCACTTCCGCATCGACTACGCCGGGCACACCGAGGTGGCCGACACCCGCCGTAACCGGGTGCTCGCCTCGACCCCGTTGCTGGTGGTGGCGATCATCATGGTGGTGCTCGAAGTCGGTTCGATGGCAAAGGGTTTCGTTCAGCGTTACCCCGCCTACACCACCGCCAAGGCCAACCTGTCGGCGCTGACCTCCGGGCTGTCGGGCACCAGCTGCGCGATGGCCGACGACGTCCTGGTCGAGGCCGACCCGAATGCCGGTATGCTGCAACCGGTTCCGGGCCAGACGTACGGCCAGTACGGTCCGCTTGGCGGGGAGAACCCGGTCGGCTTCACCCCCAACGGCATCAGCGACACCCTGGAACCCCCGAAGCCGGTGGTGGCCAACCCGGGCACGGTGAACTCCGACGGCTCGCCCAACAAACCCAACGTCGGCATCGCGTACGCCGCGGGTACCGGCGGTGGTTACGGGCCCACCGGAGTGAACGGCTCGAATGTGTTCCTGCCGTTCGGATTGGACCCGGCGCGCACCCCGGTGATGGGCAGCTACAAGGAGAACTCCACCGCCGCCAAGGCCACCTCGGCCTGGTACCAGCTGCCGCCGCGCACCCCGGACCGGCCGCTGGTGACCGTCGCGGCGGCGGGGGCGATCTGGTACTACGACGAGGAAGGCGACTTCCACTACGGCCAGTCGCTGAAACTGCAGTGGGGTGTGCACCGGCCCGACGGCAGTTATCAGGCCCTCGATTCGGTGCAGCCGATCGACGTGTTCGCCCAATACGCTTGGCGCAACCTGCGTTTCCCGCTGGCGTGGGCGCCGCCGGAGGCCAACGTCGCCCGGCTGGTGGCCGACGACCCGAACCTGTCCGACGACCAGTGGTTCGGTTTCACGCCGCCGCGGGTGCCGCAACTGCAGACCGCGCAGCAGTTCCTCGGCTCGCAGACCCCGGTGATGCTCGACATCGCCACCGCCGCGAACTTCCCCTGCCAGCGGCCGTTCGCCGAGCACCTCGGGGTGGCGGAGCTGCCGCAGTACCGCATCCTGCCCAACGTCAAACAAGTGGTGGTGTCGTCGAATATGTGGCAGTCCGCCCAGAAGGGTGGCCCCTTCCTGTTCATCCAGGCGCTGCTGCGTACGTCGACCATCCCGACGTATCTGCGCGACGACTGGTATCGGGACTGGGGCTCGCTGGAGCGGTACGACCCGGTCGTGCCGCCGGCCCAGGCTCCGGTGGCCGACATCCAGCAGGGCACCCAGCGGGTGTTCGGTTGGAGTAGGCCCGGACCGATCAGGGCGCTGCCGTGA
- a CDS encoding arabinosyltransferase domain-containing protein — protein MKDNVKTIRWIAIIAGLIGFVCAVATPLLPVVQTTATLNWPAASATSGTTGQLSSVTAPLITQTPVDMTVTVPCEVIRSAPPGGVLVLGTAPKNGKQAALNALFVNVTSSRVDITDRNVVIASVPRAKAAACQRIEVTSSEQGTFATFVGLPGGDQRTGFPDPNLRPAIVGVFTELTGPAPQGLSLSATIDTRFTTKPTALKLAAILLGIVATVVALFALWRLDQLDGRRMQRLIPTRWRTVTPVDGVVVGGFLLWHVVGANSSDDGYILQMARVADHAGYMSNYFRWFGSPEDPFGWFYNLLALMTHVSDASIWMRLPDLVCALVCWLLLSREVLPRLGPAVIASRPALWAAGFVLMAAWMPFNNGLRPEGQIATGALITYVLIERAITSGRLTPAAMAIISAAFTLGIQPTGLIAVAALLAGGRPILRILVQRRRRVGLWPLILPLLAAGTVILTVVFADQTLATVLEATRIRTAIGPSQEWYTENLRYYYLILPTVDGSLSRRFGFMITALSLFASMFIMLRRKRIPGVARGPVWRLMGIIFATMFCLMFTPTKWVHHFGLFAAVGAAMAAVVTVLASPVVLRSARNRMAFTSAVFFVMALCFATTNGWWYVSSYGVPFNNDKPAIGGITVSAIFFALFAITAVWAYWLHFAPRNGGESTVIRRLTAAPVPVAAGFMVTVFVASMLFGVVRQHGTYSNGESNIKAFAGGCGLADDVLVEPDPNQGFLTALPGDYGPLGPLGGVKPVGFTPNGVPDHIVAEAIRLTLPMPGTDYDWDAPVKLTTPGINGSTVPLPYGLDPTRVPLAGSFASGAAQQEARLASAWYQLPPPDAAHPLVVVTAAGTITGNSIFNGLTQGQPVELEYGKPGPDGTPVAAGRVVPYDIGPLPSWRNLRYDRRQIPGDATFVRVVAEDKSLSQGDWVAITPPRVPQLKTIQEYVGSQQPVLMDWAVGLAFPCQQPMLHANGVTDVPKYRITPDYNAKMKDTDTWQDGINGGLLGISDLLLRAHLMATYLNKDWGRDWGSLRRFETIVDAPPADIELGTATHSGLYSPGRIRIKP, from the coding sequence ATGAAAGACAACGTGAAGACCATCCGGTGGATCGCGATCATCGCCGGTCTCATCGGCTTCGTGTGCGCGGTGGCCACGCCACTGCTGCCGGTGGTGCAGACCACGGCGACGCTGAACTGGCCGGCGGCAAGCGCGACGTCGGGTACCACGGGGCAACTGAGCAGTGTCACCGCACCGCTGATCACCCAGACCCCGGTGGACATGACGGTGACGGTGCCGTGTGAGGTGATCAGGTCCGCACCGCCGGGCGGCGTGCTGGTGCTGGGCACCGCACCGAAGAACGGCAAGCAGGCCGCACTCAACGCGCTGTTCGTCAACGTCACGTCCTCGCGGGTGGACATCACCGACCGCAACGTGGTGATCGCCAGCGTGCCGCGCGCGAAAGCCGCTGCCTGCCAGCGCATCGAGGTCACCTCGTCGGAGCAGGGCACGTTCGCCACCTTCGTCGGGCTGCCGGGCGGTGACCAGCGCACCGGCTTTCCCGACCCCAACCTGCGCCCGGCCATCGTCGGGGTGTTCACCGAGCTGACCGGACCTGCGCCGCAAGGGTTGTCGCTGTCGGCGACAATCGACACCCGGTTCACCACCAAACCCACCGCGCTCAAACTGGCTGCCATCCTGCTGGGCATCGTGGCCACCGTCGTTGCGCTGTTCGCGTTGTGGCGCCTCGACCAGTTGGACGGCCGGCGGATGCAGCGGCTGATCCCGACCCGCTGGCGTACCGTCACCCCGGTCGACGGTGTGGTGGTCGGCGGGTTCCTGCTGTGGCATGTGGTCGGTGCCAACTCCTCCGACGACGGCTACATCCTCCAGATGGCCCGGGTCGCCGACCACGCCGGCTACATGTCGAACTACTTCCGCTGGTTCGGCAGCCCGGAGGACCCGTTCGGCTGGTTCTACAACCTGCTGGCCCTGATGACCCATGTCAGCGACGCCAGCATCTGGATGCGGCTGCCGGATCTGGTGTGCGCGCTGGTGTGCTGGCTGCTGCTGTCCCGGGAGGTGCTGCCCCGGCTGGGGCCCGCCGTCATCGCGAGCCGGCCCGCGCTGTGGGCGGCGGGGTTCGTGCTGATGGCGGCGTGGATGCCGTTCAACAACGGTCTGCGCCCCGAGGGGCAGATCGCCACCGGCGCGCTGATCACCTACGTGCTGATCGAACGGGCCATCACGTCGGGCCGGCTCACCCCGGCCGCCATGGCGATCATCTCCGCCGCGTTCACCCTGGGTATCCAGCCCACCGGGCTGATCGCGGTGGCGGCGTTGCTGGCCGGTGGCCGGCCGATCCTGCGCATCCTGGTGCAGCGCCGGCGTCGGGTCGGGTTGTGGCCGCTGATCCTGCCGCTGCTGGCGGCCGGCACCGTGATCCTGACGGTGGTGTTCGCCGACCAGACCCTGGCAACGGTGTTGGAGGCCACCAGGATTCGCACCGCGATCGGGCCCAGCCAGGAGTGGTACACCGAGAACCTGCGCTACTACTACCTGATCCTGCCGACCGTGGACGGCTCGCTGTCGCGCCGGTTCGGCTTCATGATCACCGCCCTCAGCCTGTTCGCCTCGATGTTCATCATGTTGCGCCGCAAGCGCATTCCGGGTGTGGCCCGCGGACCGGTATGGCGGTTGATGGGCATCATCTTCGCGACGATGTTCTGCCTGATGTTCACCCCCACCAAGTGGGTGCACCACTTCGGGCTGTTCGCCGCCGTGGGTGCGGCGATGGCCGCCGTGGTGACGGTGCTGGCGTCGCCGGTGGTGCTGCGCTCGGCCCGCAACCGGATGGCGTTCACCTCGGCCGTGTTCTTCGTGATGGCGCTGTGTTTCGCCACCACCAACGGCTGGTGGTACGTGTCCAGCTACGGGGTGCCATTCAACAACGACAAACCCGCGATCGGCGGGATCACGGTCAGCGCCATCTTCTTCGCGTTGTTCGCCATCACCGCGGTGTGGGCGTACTGGCTGCACTTCGCGCCGCGCAACGGTGGCGAGAGCACGGTGATCCGGCGGCTGACGGCCGCGCCGGTGCCGGTGGCGGCGGGCTTCATGGTGACGGTGTTCGTGGCGTCCATGCTGTTCGGCGTGGTGCGCCAGCACGGGACCTACAGCAACGGGGAATCGAATATCAAGGCGTTCGCCGGCGGCTGCGGCCTGGCCGACGACGTGCTGGTCGAACCCGACCCCAACCAGGGCTTCCTGACCGCGCTGCCCGGTGACTACGGTCCCCTCGGCCCGTTGGGCGGCGTCAAGCCGGTGGGCTTCACCCCCAACGGGGTGCCGGATCACATTGTCGCCGAAGCGATTCGGCTGACCCTGCCGATGCCGGGCACCGACTACGACTGGGACGCCCCGGTGAAGCTGACCACCCCCGGTATCAACGGTTCGACCGTGCCGCTGCCGTACGGCCTGGACCCGACCCGGGTGCCGCTGGCCGGCAGCTTCGCCAGCGGCGCGGCCCAGCAGGAGGCCCGACTGGCCTCGGCGTGGTACCAGCTACCGCCGCCGGACGCCGCGCACCCGCTGGTGGTCGTCACCGCGGCGGGCACCATCACCGGCAACAGCATCTTCAACGGCCTCACCCAGGGGCAGCCGGTGGAACTCGAGTACGGCAAGCCCGGACCCGACGGCACGCCGGTGGCCGCCGGGCGGGTGGTGCCCTATGACATCGGCCCGCTGCCGTCCTGGCGCAACCTGCGCTACGACCGGCGCCAGATCCCCGGCGATGCCACGTTCGTTCGTGTTGTCGCCGAGGACAAGTCGCTGTCGCAGGGTGACTGGGTCGCGATCACCCCGCCGCGGGTGCCGCAGCTGAAGACGATCCAGGAGTACGTCGGGTCGCAACAACCGGTGCTGATGGACTGGGCCGTCGGCCTGGCGTTCCCCTGCCAGCAGCCGATGCTGCACGCCAATGGCGTCACCGACGTGCCGAAGTACCGGATCACGCCGGACTACAACGCGAAGATGAAGGACACCGACACCTGGCAGGACGGCATCAACGGCGGCCTGCTCGGCATCAGTGACCTGCTGCTGCGGGCCCATCTGATGGCGACCTACCTGAACAAGGACTGGGGCCGGGACTGGGGTTCGCTGCGCCGATTCGAGACCATCGTCGATGCGCCACCCGCCGATATCGAATTGGGCACCGCGACGCACTCGGGCCTGTACTCCCCCGGCCGGATCCGGATCAAGCCGTAG
- a CDS encoding ankyrin repeat domain-containing protein has protein sequence MASTLPANPSLVRLRADARALQRAVRAGTADARATVRSHHPRPEIALARAAFALHDAQLTVARQYGFTGWPALVGYMRTAAGLSVDPDGVDEDALAPQDRFCALAVLRYDAADAPPRRQAAADLLAAQPDLVGRHIWAAAAAADPDALRHHLRTESATARGGPYRWSPLLYLAYSRVPGDAPAAARVLLDAGADPDDGYLWCGMSTPFTVLTGVFGEGEQGPRRQPRHPDADELAALLLQRGAHPADQQTLYNRMFGADDSHLRLLFAHGLAGAGPSPWERRLGEAMESRDQMWRRQVQWAAEHGFAERLALLARHGIDTSGAQLRPVTFPADPNQRDAEGATPLHHAAWAGDVDLIERLLAAGADPGVTDLRFDATPQGWAEHAYQTEAAELLRPT, from the coding sequence ATGGCCAGCACACTTCCCGCCAATCCGTCCCTCGTTCGGCTCCGCGCCGACGCCCGCGCCCTGCAACGGGCCGTGCGCGCCGGGACCGCGGACGCCCGCGCGACGGTGCGCAGCCACCATCCACGACCCGAAATAGCGCTTGCCCGAGCGGCTTTCGCGCTACACGACGCGCAGCTGACGGTCGCGCGACAGTACGGCTTCACCGGCTGGCCGGCGCTGGTGGGCTACATGCGCACGGCCGCCGGACTCAGCGTCGACCCCGACGGTGTGGACGAGGATGCCCTGGCGCCGCAGGACCGGTTCTGCGCCCTGGCGGTGCTGCGGTACGACGCCGCCGACGCCCCACCGCGCCGGCAGGCCGCCGCGGACCTGCTGGCCGCGCAGCCGGATCTGGTGGGCAGACACATCTGGGCGGCCGCCGCGGCCGCCGACCCGGACGCCCTGCGCCATCACCTGCGCACCGAATCGGCGACCGCCCGCGGCGGGCCGTATCGGTGGTCGCCGCTGCTGTACCTGGCCTACAGCCGTGTGCCCGGTGACGCTCCGGCCGCGGCCCGCGTCCTGCTCGACGCCGGTGCCGACCCCGACGACGGCTACCTGTGGTGCGGCATGTCGACCCCGTTCACCGTGCTGACCGGGGTGTTCGGCGAGGGTGAGCAGGGGCCGCGCCGGCAGCCACGGCACCCCGACGCCGACGAACTGGCCGCCCTGCTGCTGCAGCGCGGGGCGCATCCGGCCGATCAGCAGACGCTGTACAACCGGATGTTCGGCGCCGACGACTCGCACCTGCGGCTGCTGTTCGCCCACGGGCTGGCCGGAGCCGGTCCCAGTCCGTGGGAGCGCCGCCTCGGTGAGGCGATGGAGAGCCGCGATCAGATGTGGCGGCGGCAGGTGCAGTGGGCCGCCGAACACGGCTTCGCCGAGCGGTTGGCGCTGCTGGCCCGGCACGGCATCGACACCTCCGGCGCGCAGTTGCGGCCGGTGACGTTCCCCGCCGACCCCAACCAGCGCGACGCCGAAGGTGCCACCCCGCTGCACCACGCGGCGTGGGCGGGCGACGTGGATCTGATCGAGCGGCTGCTCGCGGCCGGGGCGGACCCGGGCGTCACCGATCTGCGCTTCGACGCCACCCCGCAGGGTTGGGCCGAGCACGCCTACCAGACCGAGGCCGCGGAGCTGTTGCGCCCCACCTGA
- a CDS encoding MBL fold metallo-hydrolase, which yields MMFEPSAAVFGQTPAQAWTDNAELLVPTFYRPDTQKWRVSVQSWVIDVDGLRIVVDTGVGNGRRRTIPVLDQLNTDFAAALGRAGVPPESVDVVVNTHLHSDHVGWNTWRVDDAWVPFFPNARYLFPEADFRFFEPGGTGYDEATALVFDDSIAPVYAAGQVEMFGGDHQLSESVWLRPAPGHTPGSSVVWLDAGTPAVFVGDLTHCPIQIPRPDDACAFDVDGPAAAATRRRIFTEAARRRAAVVPAHYPGHGGATIVARGDAFMVDDWLDLEPI from the coding sequence ATGATGTTCGAACCGTCGGCCGCGGTGTTCGGCCAGACGCCGGCGCAGGCATGGACCGACAACGCCGAGCTACTGGTGCCGACGTTCTACCGGCCCGACACGCAGAAGTGGCGGGTGTCCGTGCAGTCCTGGGTGATCGACGTCGACGGGTTGCGGATCGTGGTGGACACCGGCGTGGGTAACGGCAGGCGCCGTACCATCCCGGTGCTGGATCAGCTGAACACCGATTTCGCGGCCGCCCTCGGCCGCGCGGGTGTCCCACCGGAGAGTGTGGACGTCGTGGTCAACACGCATCTGCACAGCGATCATGTCGGCTGGAACACCTGGCGCGTAGACGACGCCTGGGTACCGTTCTTTCCCAATGCCCGATACCTGTTCCCGGAGGCCGATTTCCGGTTCTTCGAGCCGGGCGGCACCGGCTACGACGAGGCCACCGCGTTGGTGTTCGACGACAGCATCGCGCCGGTGTATGCCGCCGGGCAGGTCGAAATGTTCGGCGGCGATCATCAATTGAGCGAATCGGTGTGGCTACGGCCGGCGCCGGGACACACCCCGGGCTCCTCCGTGGTCTGGCTGGACGCGGGCACGCCGGCAGTGTTCGTCGGAGACCTCACCCACTGCCCCATCCAGATTCCCCGGCCCGACGACGCCTGCGCATTCGACGTGGACGGTCCGGCGGCCGCGGCCACCCGCAGACGGATCTTCACCGAGGCGGCCCGCCGGCGGGCCGCCGTGGTGCCCGCGCACTATCCCGGGCATGGCGGCGCGACCATCGTCGCCCGCGGGGACGCGTTCATGGTCGACGACTGGCTGGACCTGGAGCCGATCTGA
- a CDS encoding heavy metal translocating P-type ATPase has product MPTVISDAAGRIRLQADGFRNETPRAVLIEDTVLRVPGVRAVHAYPRTGAVVIWYSPARADVGTLLAAVTEALAMPKSELSTRAPHSADVRSGDIMRMGLGGAALGVLGIRRYVLARPPILGPTTRLFATAVTIFTGYPFLRGALRALRRGRSMGTDVLVSAATVASLVLRENVVALTVLWLLNIGEYLQDLTLRRTRRAIADLLTGNQDTAWIRLTDGTEVQVAIDTLAVGDEVVVHERVAVPVDGDIVDGDAVIDQSAITGETLPVAKRTGEPVHAGSVVMQGRIVVRAAAVGSQTAIGRIITRVEEAQHDRAPIQTVGENFSRRFVPASFLLAGVTLLLSRDVRRAMTMLLVACPCAVGLATPTAISAAIGNGARRGILVKGGSHLEQAGQVDAVVFDKTGTLTVGRPVVTNIIAFKKDWQPDEVLAYAASSEIHARHPLAQAVIRSTEERHIVIPPHEECEVLVGLGMRTRADGRTLLLGSPALLRQEKVRVTKKATEWVTRLQRQAETPLLLAVDGALVGLISLRDEVRPEALEVLAALRAAGVRRIVMLTGDHPETARAVAEELGITEWRAEVLPEDKLEVVRELRATGHVVAMVGDGVNDAPALAAADIGVAMGLGGTDVAVETADVALASDDLRRLLDVRSLGAAAVTVIRQNYAMSIAVNAIGLAIGAGGALSPVLAAVLHNASSVAVVANSSRLIRAELSPVRSAPGPASRRP; this is encoded by the coding sequence ATGCCCACCGTCATATCGGATGCGGCAGGCCGGATTCGGTTGCAAGCCGACGGCTTCCGCAACGAGACGCCGCGGGCGGTGCTGATCGAGGACACCGTGCTGCGCGTGCCGGGGGTGCGTGCGGTGCACGCCTATCCGCGGACCGGTGCGGTGGTCATCTGGTATTCGCCGGCCCGTGCCGATGTCGGCACGCTGCTGGCGGCGGTCACCGAGGCGCTGGCCATGCCGAAGTCCGAGCTGTCGACCCGAGCTCCGCATTCCGCCGATGTGCGCAGCGGCGACATCATGCGGATGGGCCTGGGTGGGGCGGCCCTCGGGGTGTTGGGGATCCGGCGATATGTGCTGGCGCGGCCACCGATCCTCGGTCCGACCACCAGGCTGTTCGCCACCGCGGTCACCATCTTCACCGGCTATCCATTTCTGCGCGGGGCGCTGCGTGCCCTGCGGCGCGGCCGCTCCATGGGCACCGACGTGCTGGTGTCGGCGGCCACCGTCGCGAGCTTGGTGCTGCGAGAGAACGTGGTGGCGCTGACGGTGCTGTGGTTGCTGAATATCGGTGAGTACCTTCAGGATCTGACCCTGCGCCGGACCCGGCGCGCGATCGCCGATCTGCTCACCGGAAACCAGGACACCGCGTGGATCCGGCTGACCGACGGCACCGAGGTGCAGGTCGCCATCGACACCCTCGCCGTCGGTGACGAGGTCGTCGTGCACGAGCGGGTCGCGGTGCCGGTCGACGGTGACATCGTCGACGGCGACGCGGTGATCGACCAGTCGGCGATCACCGGCGAGACGCTACCGGTCGCCAAACGCACCGGCGAACCGGTGCACGCCGGATCCGTCGTGATGCAGGGGCGGATCGTGGTGCGTGCCGCCGCGGTGGGATCGCAGACCGCGATCGGCCGGATCATCACGCGGGTCGAGGAGGCGCAGCACGACCGGGCGCCCATCCAGACCGTCGGGGAGAACTTTTCCAGACGGTTCGTCCCGGCCTCGTTTCTGTTGGCCGGCGTGACCCTGTTGCTCAGCCGTGATGTCCGCCGAGCCATGACCATGCTGCTGGTGGCGTGCCCCTGCGCCGTGGGACTGGCCACCCCGACGGCCATCAGCGCCGCCATCGGCAATGGTGCCCGGCGCGGCATCCTGGTCAAGGGCGGCTCGCATCTGGAGCAGGCCGGCCAGGTCGACGCGGTGGTGTTCGACAAGACCGGAACCTTGACCGTGGGCCGGCCCGTGGTCACCAATATCATTGCCTTCAAAAAGGATTGGCAGCCCGACGAGGTACTCGCCTACGCGGCCAGTTCGGAGATCCACGCCAGGCATCCGCTCGCTCAGGCGGTCATCCGCTCGACCGAGGAACGCCACATCGTCATCCCACCGCACGAGGAATGTGAGGTGTTGGTCGGCCTGGGCATGCGGACCCGCGCCGACGGGCGGACCTTGCTACTGGGCAGCCCGGCGCTGCTCCGGCAGGAGAAGGTGCGGGTCACCAAGAAGGCGACCGAATGGGTGACGCGGCTGCAGCGGCAGGCCGAGACGCCGCTGCTGCTGGCCGTGGACGGTGCGCTGGTCGGATTGATCAGCCTGCGCGACGAGGTGCGTCCCGAGGCGCTCGAGGTGCTGGCGGCGCTGCGCGCCGCGGGTGTTCGCCGGATCGTGATGCTCACCGGTGATCATCCGGAGACGGCGCGGGCCGTCGCCGAGGAGCTCGGCATCACCGAGTGGCGGGCCGAGGTGCTGCCCGAGGACAAGCTGGAGGTGGTGCGCGAATTGCGTGCGACGGGCCATGTGGTGGCCATGGTCGGCGACGGCGTCAACGACGCGCCCGCGCTGGCGGCCGCCGATATCGGCGTGGCGATGGGTCTCGGGGGCACGGACGTCGCCGTCGAAACCGCGGACGTCGCCCTGGCCAGCGATGACCTGCGCCGGCTACTGGACGTGCGCTCGCTGGGTGCCGCCGCGGTGACCGTGATCAGGCAGAACTACGCGATGTCCATCGCCGTCAACGCGATCGGCCTGGCCATCGGTGCGGGCGGCGCCTTGTCGCCCGTGCTGGCCGCGGTGCTGCACAACGCGTCCTCGGTCGCCGTGGTGGCGAACAGTTCCCGGCTGATCCGGGCCGAACTGAGCCCGGTCAGATCGGCTCCAGGTCCAGCCAGTCGTCGACCATGA
- a CDS encoding DUF1490 family protein has translation MVWHGLVAKAASTVVTGAVGVAAYEALRKTAAKLPAREATVTVTAWGLRGVRKAEESAERARLAVGDVVAEARERIGEEAPPPAAAGHDHEH, from the coding sequence ATGGTGTGGCACGGATTGGTGGCAAAGGCCGCGTCCACGGTGGTCACGGGTGCGGTGGGAGTGGCCGCGTACGAGGCGTTACGGAAGACCGCGGCCAAGCTGCCCGCACGGGAAGCGACTGTGACGGTGACCGCCTGGGGTCTGCGTGGGGTGCGCAAGGCCGAAGAGAGCGCCGAGCGCGCCCGCCTGGCCGTCGGGGACGTGGTCGCCGAGGCGCGCGAACGCATCGGTGAGGAGGCGCCTCCACCCGCGGCGGCCGGCCACGATCACGAGCACTGA